From the genome of Papaver somniferum cultivar HN1 chromosome 2, ASM357369v1, whole genome shotgun sequence, one region includes:
- the LOC113350530 gene encoding uncharacterized protein LOC113350530 — protein MEEPELASTDQRSKRRSFPLPKAAPWLVTPYGKGEKFQSFYNICEPNNTSCRKFIPELKGKSAYQKNSHQGWLIILCDDDEFDYTPWNYGDCFLLNPLTMESIELPSFVYWYTLDGYCLSDCLLSSPPKSRTSTNVGGNGNSMVFMLFSRKDKPGEEILVFCYPGDKEWRTHKFSDISGVGNLRWMSYFKDKLYITLYGEKYLEIDIQHASEPVLSISKIDVSYNIKYDSIGGIFDSRVLTYYVESADEIFMIRKFFIIRGVYQDCVTNMVISKLDFLTMSCVEVTSLDDHVLFISSNTRLCCSAKELGLTRGCVYFTQPGEMILYKYDLEDKTIMLSQPCPDLPKPWFSPNWLMIPTTFWNADARRGGTESMPGSNSNRGNNSKAIEKSSSAVLPVNTKTSNDDEKEDIEEAWPWYILTEDIVRLIAYCLSPLDYMHLRAVCRSYRSVFPLVNWRRFCSTKNLQAPVLSPWLVFAKDNESIYSFINPMHNDESYLTSIPDILKGSTIRFSKGGWLLMSKGKYSVFFYNPFTKAIIKLPVLPDGCNYLFRGICFSSLPTSSDCTVFAISSYVSDSVCISFIKRGDKTWTYESRYENVYLPPNRTNMKFEASLNTPIFYNGAFYCLDVNGTLGVFTSENVTRWEVLSMVPPPNCGFIYRSYLVELEGKLLSVLLGHYGKWVRIFRLDMSKMVWVEVENLGRHVLFISNTSCIATIAQTSRMENKIYFPRLQNQGILFYSLDSGKYHSLEGEYYGRDYCNSKDNLRCSWIEPNWPETTKPNFDWS, from the exons ATGGAGGAACCAGAGTTAGCATCAACAGATCAAAGGAGTAAGCGTAGATCCTTCCCGTTACCAAAGGCAGCACCTTGGCTAGTTACCCCATATGGAAAAGGTGAGAAATTTCAATCTTTTTATAATATCTGTGAACCAAATAACACAAGTTGCAGAAAATTCATACCGGAATTGAAAGGAAAATCTGCTTATCAGAAGAATTCTCATCAAGGGTGGTTAATTAttctttgtgatgatgatgaatttgattACACACCATGGAATTATGGAGATTGCTTTTTATTGAATCCATTGACAATGGAGAGTATAGAGTTACCTTCTTTTGTTTATTGGTATACATTAGATGGATATTGTTTGAGTGACTGTCTATTGTCTTCACCTCCTAAAAGTAGAACTAGTACTAATGTTGGTGGGAATGGAAATTCCATGGTTTTTATGCTTTTTAGTAGAAAAGATAAACCAGGGGAGGAGATTCTTGTGTTTTGTTATCCAGGTGACAAAGAATGGAGAACTCATAAGTTCTCGGACATATCCGGTGTAGGAAATCTTCGATGGATGTCTTACTTTAAAGATAAGTTATACATCACGTTGTATGGTGAAAAATATTTAGAGATAGATATACAACATGCGTCTGAGCCTGTCCTGTCTATTAGTAAAATCGATGTCAGTTACAACATCAAATATGATTCAATAGGCGGGATCTTTGATTCTCGAGTTTTAACATATTACGTGGAGTCGGCTGATGAAATCTTCATGATTAGAAAGTTTTTCATTATTAGAGGTGTTTATCAAGattgtgtaaccaatatggtgaTATCAAAGTTGGATTTCCTTACAATGTCTTGTGTGGAGGTGACAAGTTTGGATGATCATGTCTTATTTATAAGCAGTAATACTAGATTGTGTTGCTCGGCCAAGGAATTGGGTTTAACACGTGGTTGCGTGTATTTTACACAACCTGGTGAGATGATCTTGTACAAATATGATTTAGAAGATAAAACCATTATGCTTTCACAGCCATGTCCAGATTTACCAAAGCCGTGGTTCTCGCCCAATTGGCTTATGATTCCTACAACATTTTG gAATGCCGACGCTCGACGAGGAGGAACAGAATCCATGCCAGGTAGTAACAGTAATCGAGGTAACAATTCTAAGGCAATAGAAAAATCTAGCTCAGCAGTATTGCCAGTCAACACAAAAACTAGCAATGATGAtgagaaagaagatattgaggAAGCATGGCCTTGGTATATACTTACCGAAGATATAGTGCGGTTGATAGCATATTGTCTAAGCCCGTTGGATTACATGCATCTGCGTGCTGTTTGTAGAAGCTATCGTTCAGTATTTCCTTTAGTGAATTGGAGAAGATTCTGTTCTACTAAGAACTTACAGGCCCCTGTTTTGTCTCCATGGCTGGTTTTCGCTAAGGATAATGAATCTATCTACAGTTTCATAAACCCAATGCATAATGATGAGAGTTACCTCACGAGCATCCCTGATATCTTAAAAGGTTCAACAATTCGCTTCTCGAAAGGTGGTTGGTTACTCATGTCAAAAGGTAAATATAGTGTTTTCTTCTATAATCCATTCACAAAAGCAATCATCAAACTTCCAGTCTTGCCAGATGGTTGTAATTATCTGTTCCGAGGTATCTGTTTCTCGTCCTTACCGACTTCTTCAGATTGCACTGTTTTTGCCATCAGTAGTTACGTTAGTGATTCAGTATGCATCTCCTTCATTAAACGGGGAGACAAAACGTGGACATATGAAAGTCGGTATGAGAATGTTTATTTACCTCCTAATAGAACAAACATGAAATTCGAGGCGAGTCTTAACACTCCAATTTTCTACAATGGAGCTTTTTATTGCTTGGATGTAAATGGAACTTTAGGAGTATTTACATCAGAGAACGTCACAAGGTGGGAGGTTTTGTCCATGGTTCCCCCGCCTAATTGTGGTTTTATCTATAGGAGTTACTTGGTAGAGCTTGAAGGAAAGCTTTTATCTGTGTTATTAGGCCATTATGGAAAATGGGTTCGGATATTTAGACTGGACATGTCAAAAATGGTTTGGGTTGAAGTTGAAAATTTAGGACGGCATGTGTTGTTTATCAGCAATACATCTTGCATCGCAACAATTGCTCAGACTAGTCGGATGGAGAACAAAATCTACTTTCCTAGGTTGCAGAACCAAGGAATTCTGTTTTACTCTCTGGATTCAGGTAAATATCATTCTCTTGAGGGTGAATATTACGGTAGAGATTACTGTAACTCGAAAGACAACTTAAGGTGCAGCTGGATAGAACCTAATTGGCCAGAAACCACGAAGCCAAATTTCGACTGGTCCTAG